A stretch of the Thermofilum adornatum genome encodes the following:
- a CDS encoding archaellin/type IV pilin N-terminal domain-containing protein, producing the protein MQKRRGISPVIATVIIVAVTIAVAIAVAFWMTGIVGLFTGFEQLQITSIYDDTNGIYVTVQNTGTSTATITDIFVNGLPSTQVGLQVELQNIQGNVQGDLATGGITFPAGSSATLHITLNNPPFTVRPGVSLEIKLHTAGGKDYPKLIVLQAYRTGG; encoded by the coding sequence ATGCAGAAAAGAAGGGGTATAAGCCCCGTAATAGCGACCGTCATCATCGTTGCAGTCACAATCGCAGTGGCGATAGCGGTAGCCTTCTGGATGACAGGAATCGTTGGGCTCTTCACGGGCTTCGAGCAGCTCCAAATAACATCTATATACGATGACACTAACGGCATCTACGTCACTGTTCAGAACACTGGAACATCCACTGCAACAATAACAGACATATTCGTGAACGGGCTCCCCAGCACTCAGGTCGGATTACAGGTTGAATTACAAAATATTCAAGGCAACGTGCAGGGTGACTTAGCAACTGGTGGAATAACATTTCCAGCAGGTTCGTCAGCGACTCTACACATCACTTTGAATAATCCTCCCTTTACAGTTCGGCCAGGCGTTAGCCTTGAGATAAAGCTGCACACAGCTGGTGGTAAAGACTATCCCAAGCTAATAGTCCTACAGGCATATCGAACTGGCGGATAA
- a CDS encoding roadblock/LC7 domain-containing protein → MSVEEVRRVVEGVARVGGVEGFVVSSSDGLPLFSSLADKELEEKVAALTAVLSEVGNRASTELGKGEAEWITVNAPDGSGIIYTRLGQIGYLAVLFNKDTRLGVLLYTLRDIKKKLETTH, encoded by the coding sequence ATGAGTGTTGAGGAGGTTAGGCGTGTTGTTGAAGGTGTGGCCAGGGTTGGTGGTGTTGAGGGGTTTGTTGTTTCGAGTAGTGATGGTTTGCCGTTGTTTAGTAGTCTTGCTGACAAGGAGCTGGAGGAGAAGGTCGCCGCTTTGACGGCTGTGTTGAGCGAGGTGGGCAACAGGGCTAGCACGGAGCTGGGAAAGGGCGAGGCGGAATGGATAACAGTCAACGCCCCAGACGGCTCGGGGATAATTTACACAAGGCTAGGCCAAATAGGATACCTAGCAGTCCTATTCAACAAAGATACACGTCTAGGAGTACTACTATACACACTAAGAGACATAAAGAAAAAACTAGAAACAACACACTAG
- a CDS encoding protoglobin domain-containing protein: MQDLISKGCAEISRYVGLGEEDKQRLREASQFVLPQKDKIVAEIIEGLQKDPEGANLLQSLGLDNVKAMLGQWMTAIFYGNYDMDHCMAISKMGFTFAGAGIPLPTLLSKLAFVTHQVISRIPKDSPYLAPVLKSVHWSLRIIVLGYDVMRQRLFDKVLGINEGVYKRLQAVTLKDIMKELGVK; this comes from the coding sequence ATGCAGGATCTAATTTCAAAGGGCTGTGCAGAGATCTCCCGATACGTGGGTCTAGGCGAGGAGGACAAGCAGAGGCTCCGCGAGGCGTCGCAGTTTGTGCTTCCACAGAAGGACAAAATCGTGGCAGAGATTATTGAGGGGTTGCAGAAGGATCCCGAAGGGGCAAACCTCTTGCAGAGTCTAGGGCTAGACAACGTGAAGGCGATGCTCGGGCAATGGATGACAGCCATCTTTTACGGCAACTATGACATGGATCACTGCATGGCTATCTCGAAGATGGGCTTCACCTTTGCGGGTGCCGGGATACCCTTGCCGACACTACTATCGAAGCTCGCGTTCGTCACGCATCAAGTTATAAGCCGTATCCCCAAGGACAGCCCATACCTTGCCCCCGTCCTCAAGTCTGTCCACTGGAGCCTGAGGATAATCGTCCTCGGCTACGACGTCATGAGGCAGAGGCTCTTCGACAAAGTCCTAGGGATAAACGAGGGAGTCTACAAGAGGCTACAGGCAGTCACACTAAAAGACATAATGAAAGAGCTAGGCGTAAAGTAA
- a CDS encoding protoglobin domain-containing protein, translating to MPNHRAPLREILANNCSQIAEFLGMGQAEVELLHKASHGVIEKGGEIVGEILGELFRDPEAARIFQEAGLTREALEGMLRGWLVAAFQGDYGEKMCLEVSKIGLTLAAHGLPPGFVLAKLATVTEVISRHVVAGHLFPVVLKALRWNLTVVMLGYEVVRQRIFERATGINEDVYNRLIRIYARELAQEISQELR from the coding sequence ATGCCTAACCATAGGGCTCCTTTAAGGGAGATTCTAGCAAATAACTGTAGCCAGATAGCAGAGTTTCTTGGGATGGGACAGGCCGAGGTAGAGCTCCTGCACAAGGCCTCGCATGGCGTCATCGAAAAGGGCGGAGAGATTGTCGGCGAGATACTTGGGGAGCTTTTCCGTGACCCCGAGGCGGCCAGGATCTTTCAGGAGGCTGGGCTCACTAGGGAAGCGTTGGAGGGCATGCTTAGGGGCTGGCTCGTTGCGGCTTTTCAGGGGGACTATGGTGAAAAAATGTGTCTAGAGGTGTCAAAGATAGGCTTGACGCTTGCCGCCCACGGCTTGCCTCCAGGCTTTGTCCTCGCGAAGCTTGCTACTGTGACGGAGGTTATTTCGAGGCATGTAGTAGCCGGCCATCTTTTCCCAGTCGTGTTGAAGGCTTTGAGGTGGAACCTGACTGTTGTTATGCTTGGCTACGAGGTTGTGAGACAGAGGATCTTCGAGAGGGCGACGGGGATAAACGAGGACGTGTATAATAGGCTGATAAGGATATATGCTAGGGAGCTCGCCCAGGAAATATCCCAAGAGCTAAGATAG